From Chryseobacterium gallinarum, one genomic window encodes:
- a CDS encoding RelA/SpoT family protein — MSYDLEQENKEILARYKDLISNTYRTLDEENNKLIRKAFDIALDAHKDQRRKTGEPYIYHPIAVAKIVATEIGLGATSIACALLHDVIEDSDYTYEDLKKIFGEKIANIVNGLTKISIMNHQNISVQSENYRKLLLTLSEDFRVILIKIADRLHNMRTLESMAPDKQKKIASETVYIYAPMAHRLGLYNIKSELEDLSLKYNNPEVYHEITEKLELAKESRERYIQEFTKEVSERLREEGLNFKIKGRAKAISSIYRKMLKQGVSFEEVFDNYAIRIIYKSDAKNEKFLAWKIYSIVTDVYHSNPSRMRDWITQPRSTGYESLHLTVLGPDKKWIEVQIRSERMDEIAEKGVAAHYKYKEGYKQSSDDRNFEKWVTEIREVLEQQQNLSTSELLDNIKLNLYSKEVFVFTPKGEIKILPTNATALDFAFAVHSDLGMKCLGAKINGKLVPISYVLQNGDQVDILSSQNQKPKSDWLEFVVTSKAKSKIKSYLNSQKNQLVEEGKEILQRKLRHAKINFNDDEVNKLQKFFNLKSSQELFLKFQSNELDASSLRKYIESKNVFNNLLSRFRKSPSKNLHFEEPKEQNLDMIVFGKDEEKLNYSYAKCCTVIPGDKIFGFITISDGIKVHSDNCPNAINLRAQYDYRVIPAKWVNAESFKNRVKIEIEGLDRMGMINDITTVISGSMGMDMKSMSIESNNGVFTGNINLEVKNKGQLEETFKKLKSINGVSRVRRLQS; from the coding sequence ATGAGTTACGACTTAGAACAAGAGAATAAGGAGATCCTTGCCAGATATAAGGATCTGATTTCAAATACATACAGGACTTTGGATGAGGAAAATAACAAACTCATCCGAAAGGCATTCGATATTGCATTGGATGCCCACAAGGATCAAAGGAGGAAAACCGGAGAGCCATACATTTACCATCCTATTGCGGTTGCAAAAATTGTAGCCACAGAAATCGGTTTGGGAGCTACTTCCATAGCCTGTGCACTGCTGCATGATGTGATTGAAGATTCGGATTACACTTATGAGGATCTCAAAAAAATCTTTGGAGAAAAGATTGCCAATATCGTGAATGGGCTGACCAAAATCTCCATCATGAATCATCAGAATATTTCTGTACAATCTGAAAACTACAGAAAATTACTATTGACGCTGTCTGAAGATTTCAGGGTGATTCTGATTAAAATAGCAGACCGCCTTCACAATATGAGAACCCTGGAGAGCATGGCACCGGACAAGCAGAAAAAAATTGCTTCAGAAACGGTCTATATCTATGCTCCTATGGCACACCGCCTCGGATTATATAATATTAAATCTGAGCTGGAAGATCTTTCATTAAAGTATAACAACCCTGAAGTATATCATGAGATCACCGAAAAACTGGAACTGGCCAAAGAAAGCAGGGAACGATATATCCAGGAATTTACCAAAGAAGTATCGGAAAGGCTTCGGGAAGAAGGATTAAATTTTAAAATCAAGGGCCGTGCAAAAGCTATTTCTTCCATTTACAGAAAAATGCTGAAACAGGGCGTTTCTTTTGAAGAGGTTTTTGACAACTATGCGATCAGAATTATTTATAAATCTGATGCTAAAAATGAAAAATTCCTGGCCTGGAAAATATATTCCATTGTTACTGATGTATACCACAGCAACCCTTCAAGAATGCGTGACTGGATCACTCAGCCGCGTTCCACAGGATATGAGAGTTTGCATCTGACGGTATTAGGACCCGATAAAAAATGGATTGAGGTACAGATCCGTTCTGAACGAATGGACGAAATTGCCGAAAAAGGGGTGGCTGCTCACTATAAATACAAAGAGGGTTACAAACAAAGCTCTGATGACCGGAATTTTGAAAAATGGGTAACAGAAATCCGTGAGGTTCTTGAGCAGCAGCAAAATCTTTCCACTTCCGAACTATTGGACAATATTAAGCTTAATCTTTATTCTAAGGAAGTATTTGTTTTTACCCCTAAAGGAGAAATTAAAATTCTTCCTACCAATGCTACAGCTTTGGATTTTGCATTTGCCGTCCATTCTGACCTGGGGATGAAATGTTTAGGTGCCAAGATCAATGGAAAACTGGTTCCTATCTCCTATGTTCTTCAAAACGGGGATCAGGTGGATATTCTTTCCTCCCAAAACCAGAAACCCAAATCCGACTGGCTGGAATTTGTTGTTACTTCTAAGGCCAAGTCAAAGATTAAAAGTTATCTGAATTCTCAGAAAAACCAATTGGTGGAAGAAGGAAAAGAAATCCTTCAGAGAAAATTACGCCATGCCAAGATCAATTTCAATGATGATGAAGTCAATAAGCTTCAGAAATTTTTTAATCTGAAATCTTCCCAGGAGCTGTTTCTTAAATTCCAGAGTAATGAACTGGATGCCAGCAGCCTGAGAAAATATATAGAAAGTAAAAACGTATTTAATAATTTACTTTCCCGGTTCAGAAAATCTCCATCAAAAAATCTGCACTTTGAAGAACCGAAAGAGCAGAATCTGGATATGATCGTCTTTGGAAAGGACGAAGAAAAACTGAACTACAGCTATGCAAAATGCTGTACTGTAATTCCCGGCGATAAAATCTTCGGATTTATCACCATTTCTGATGGTATTAAGGTGCACAGTGACAATTGTCCGAATGCCATTAACCTCAGGGCACAATATGATTACCGTGTCATTCCTGCCAAATGGGTAAACGCCGAAAGCTTCAAAAACAGAGTAAAAATTGAAATTGAAGGGCTTGACAGGATGGGAATGATCAATGATATTACCACTGTGATCAGTGGAAGCATGGGAATGGATATGAAAAGCATGTCCATTGAATCCAACAATGGCGTTTTCACCGGAAACATCAATCTGGAAGTAAAAAACAAAGGTCAGCTGGAAGAAACCTTCAAAAAACTTAAAAGCATTAATGGCGTTTCGAGAGTGAGACGATTACAATCTTAA
- the acs gene encoding acetate--CoA ligase: MRNYLIEDLPHYFEEYKKSIKNPKKFWDKIADQNFVWYQRWSKVVKYDMNEAKITWFKNAKLNITKNCIDRHLAVRGDKTAIIWEPNDPKEEAQHISYNELYTRVNKTANVLRDMGIEKGDRVCIYLPMIPELAITMLACAKLGAVHSVIFAGFSASAVSSRVNDCEAKMVITSDGSYRGNKVLDLKSIVDEALEKSPTVEKVLVVKRTHNEIKMKEGRDYWMADLYEKASPDFVTVIMDSEDPLFILYTSGSTGKPKGMLHTCAGYMVYTAYTFKNVFNYKENDIYWCTADIGWITGHSYILYGPLLNGATTVIFEGVPTYPEPDRFWEVIEKHKITQFYTAPTAIRSLAKESTEWVDKHDLSTLKVIGSVGEPINDEAWHWFNDHVGKKKCPIVDTWWQTETGGIMISPLPFVTPTKPTYATLPLPGIQPVLMDDKRNEITGNQVTGNLCIRFPWPGIARTIWGDHQRYKETYFTAFPGKYFTGDGALRDEVGYYRITGRVDDVIIVSGHNLGTAPIEDSINQHPAVAESAIVGYPHDIKGNALYGYVTLKETGESRDKENLKKEINQLISDQIGPIAKLDKIQFVSGLPKTRSGKIMRRILRKIAEGDFSNFGDISTLLNPEIVEEIKNERI; encoded by the coding sequence ATGAGAAATTACCTAATAGAAGATTTACCACATTATTTTGAAGAATATAAAAAATCTATCAAAAATCCTAAAAAGTTCTGGGATAAAATAGCAGATCAGAACTTTGTATGGTACCAAAGGTGGAGCAAGGTTGTTAAGTACGATATGAACGAAGCTAAGATTACATGGTTTAAAAATGCCAAGCTTAATATTACCAAAAACTGTATAGACAGGCATCTTGCTGTAAGAGGAGACAAAACAGCCATCATCTGGGAACCGAATGATCCTAAAGAAGAAGCACAACATATTTCCTACAACGAACTATATACCCGTGTTAATAAAACGGCTAATGTTCTGCGTGATATGGGAATCGAAAAAGGAGACAGGGTCTGCATCTATCTTCCCATGATCCCTGAGCTGGCAATCACGATGCTGGCCTGTGCCAAACTGGGAGCTGTACATTCTGTTATTTTTGCAGGATTTTCCGCTTCTGCCGTTTCTTCAAGAGTCAATGACTGTGAAGCCAAAATGGTTATCACGTCAGATGGAAGCTACAGGGGAAACAAAGTACTGGATCTGAAAAGCATTGTTGATGAAGCTCTTGAAAAAAGCCCAACTGTTGAAAAAGTATTGGTGGTAAAGAGAACCCACAACGAAATCAAAATGAAAGAAGGCAGAGATTACTGGATGGCTGATCTCTATGAAAAAGCCTCCCCTGATTTTGTAACTGTGATCATGGATTCGGAAGACCCTCTTTTCATCCTGTATACTTCAGGTTCTACCGGTAAACCTAAAGGAATGCTCCATACCTGTGCAGGTTACATGGTATATACCGCCTATACTTTTAAAAATGTTTTTAATTATAAAGAAAATGATATTTACTGGTGTACTGCCGATATCGGATGGATTACCGGCCACTCTTACATCCTTTACGGCCCCTTGTTGAATGGTGCTACAACAGTGATTTTCGAGGGGGTTCCCACCTATCCGGAACCGGACCGTTTCTGGGAAGTTATTGAAAAACATAAGATCACCCAGTTTTATACCGCCCCTACTGCCATCCGTTCTTTGGCAAAAGAAAGCACAGAATGGGTAGACAAACATGACCTGAGCACCCTAAAGGTCATCGGATCTGTGGGTGAACCAATCAATGATGAAGCCTGGCACTGGTTCAACGACCATGTCGGAAAGAAAAAATGTCCGATTGTAGATACATGGTGGCAAACCGAAACAGGAGGAATTATGATTTCCCCTCTTCCTTTCGTTACCCCTACAAAACCTACCTATGCTACCCTTCCGTTACCGGGAATTCAACCTGTTTTAATGGATGACAAACGCAATGAGATCACCGGGAACCAGGTAACGGGAAACCTTTGTATCCGTTTTCCATGGCCGGGAATTGCAAGAACCATCTGGGGAGATCATCAAAGATATAAGGAAACCTATTTTACAGCATTCCCAGGAAAATATTTTACAGGTGACGGGGCGTTACGGGATGAAGTAGGTTATTACAGAATTACAGGCCGCGTAGATGATGTAATCATTGTTTCCGGGCACAACCTGGGTACCGCCCCTATCGAAGACAGTATCAATCAGCATCCTGCCGTAGCAGAATCCGCTATTGTAGGTTATCCGCATGATATCAAAGGAAATGCCCTGTATGGCTACGTAACTCTTAAAGAAACCGGAGAGAGCCGCGATAAGGAAAACCTTAAAAAAGAAATTAACCAATTAATCTCCGACCAGATTGGCCCGATCGCCAAACTGGATAAGATTCAGTTTGTTTCAGGGCTTCCCAAGACACGGTCCGGGAAAATCATGCGTAGGATTCTGAGAAAAATTGCAGAAGGAGACTTCAGTAATTTCGGGGATATCAGCACACTATTGAATCCTGAGATCGTAGAGGAGATCAAAAACGAAAGAATTTAG